A portion of the Pseudomonas sp. GR 6-02 genome contains these proteins:
- the secF gene encoding protein translocase subunit SecF, with the protein MLRTINFMGVRNFAFGVTLFLTALAMFSVFHKGMNWGLDFTGGTLIELTYERPADVTKVREQLATAGYHEAIVQNFGATTDLLVRMPGEDPQLGHQVAEALQKVGGDNPAQVKRVEFVGPQVGEELRDQGGLGMLMALGGILIYLAFRFQWKFAVGAIVSLIHDVIVTVGILSFFQITFDLTVLAAVLAIIGYSLNDTIVVFDRVRENFRVLRKASLIENINISTTQTLLRTMATSISTLLAIAALLFFGGDNLFGFSIALFIGVLAGTYSSIYIANVVLIWLNLNSEDLIPVATSEKEVDDRP; encoded by the coding sequence TTCCTTACCGCGCTGGCAATGTTCAGTGTCTTTCATAAGGGCATGAACTGGGGCCTGGACTTCACCGGCGGTACGCTCATCGAGCTGACCTACGAGCGTCCGGCCGATGTCACCAAGGTGCGTGAGCAACTGGCTACAGCCGGTTATCACGAAGCCATCGTGCAGAACTTCGGTGCGACTACCGATCTTCTGGTGCGCATGCCTGGCGAAGACCCGCAACTGGGTCACCAGGTGGCTGAAGCGCTGCAGAAAGTCGGCGGCGACAACCCGGCTCAGGTCAAGCGTGTCGAGTTCGTCGGCCCGCAGGTGGGTGAAGAACTGCGCGACCAGGGCGGCCTCGGCATGCTGATGGCGCTGGGCGGCATCCTGATCTACCTGGCTTTCCGCTTTCAGTGGAAGTTTGCGGTCGGTGCGATCGTGTCCTTGATCCACGACGTTATCGTGACCGTCGGTATCCTGTCGTTCTTCCAGATCACCTTCGACCTGACGGTGCTGGCGGCGGTACTGGCGATCATCGGTTACTCGCTCAACGACACCATCGTGGTATTCGACCGGGTTCGTGAGAACTTCCGCGTCCTGCGCAAGGCCAGCCTGATCGAGAACATCAACATCTCGACCACGCAAACCCTGCTGCGGACCATGGCGACGTCGATCTCCACCTTGCTGGCGATCGCGGCCCTGTTGTTCTTCGGTGGCGACAACCTGTTCGGTTTCTCCATTGCCCTGTTCATCGGTGTTCTGGCGGGTACTTACTCCTCGATCTACATCGCGAACGTGGTGCTGATCTGGCTGAACCTGAACAGCGAAGACCTGATTCCTGTGGCGACGAGCGAGAAGGAAGTCGACGACCGTCCATAA